The following are encoded together in the Perca fluviatilis chromosome 23, GENO_Pfluv_1.0, whole genome shotgun sequence genome:
- the LOC120553023 gene encoding cytochrome c oxidase assembly factor 6 homolog, with translation MAAPNSAERKACWDARDQLWKCLDDSGDKAASCQKFQSKFEANCPAQWVKYFTKRRDFLKYKDKMQTEGFTPAEGPQQPS, from the exons ATGGCGGCTCCAAACTCTGCAGAAAGGAAGGCATGCTGGGACGCCAGGGACCAGCTATGGAAATGTCTGGATGACAGTGGTGACAAAGCTGCCTCCTGCCAGAAGTTCCAGAGCAAGTTTGAGGCAAATTGCCCCGCTCAGTGG GTGAAATATTTCACCAAgaggagagacttcctgaaaTACAAAGATAAGATGCAGACAGAAGGATTCACACCTGCCGAAGGCCCCCAGCAACCTTCCTAA